The window TCTTATTGATCTCATTAATAAAGTTAATAAGACAGCTAAAATCGTTTTTCTTGATACCGATGTACATTTTAAAGAAACTTATGAGTTAATTGACAGAGTGAAAGAAAAATATCCTACCTTACAAATTATGCTTCAAAAGCCAGAGCTAACTCTTAAAGAGCAGGCAGAACAACATGGTGATGAGCTTTGGAAAACAAACCCTAATCAATGCTGTAATATTAGAAAAATATTACCACTGCAAAAAGCATTAAAAGGTAATTTAGCATGGATATCTGGACTAAGAAGAGAGCAATCTCAATCGAGAAGCCAGACTAATTTCATCAATAAAGATGATAAGTTTCAGTCTATTAAAATATGTCCACTCATCCATTGGAGTTGGGAAGATATTTGGAATTATATCCGGTTCTTTAATTTGCCGTACAATCGCTTACACGATCAAGGCTATCCAAGTATCGGGTGTGAGTATTGTACGTTACCAACTGGTGATGATAAAGATTCCCGAGCTGGACGTTGGGCGAATAGCTCTAAAACAGAATGCGGATTACATCAATCAGGTTAGGAAGAAGAGTAGATGATATTTACAATAACCGCATTTGTTGTGGCTATTTTATTCGCATTAAATATTGGTGCTAGTGGAGCAGCTGCCTCCATGGGAGTTGCGTACGGATCTGGTGTCATTTCCAAAAAGAACATTGCACTTGTTATTAGTGGCATAGGTGTTTTTTTAGGTGCTGCATTAGGTGGAGGAGAAGTTGTTAAAACCATAGGGACTGAAATTGTTCCAGCGTCAATCATTAATGTTCATATAGCAATTAGCATTCTTGCAGCAGCTACAATTTCTTTATTCATTGCCAATATTTTAGGTATTCCTTTATCAACGAGTGAAGTGACTGTCGGAGCGGTAGTTGGAGTAGGTTTAGCTTTTAAAGCACTTATGTTTGATACTTTAATTATTATTATGCTGTTTTGGATTATCACACCGCTAGTTTCATTTACAATTACGTTTTTATTTGGCAAGTTAGTTAAGAGGGTAGAAAGTAAACAAGGTTTCCTACAGTCAAAAAAGTGGAAGACTATATTAGCAGTACTAGTTGTGGTGACAGGTTTTCTTGAAGCTTTTTCTGCAGGAATGAACAATGTTGCTAATGCAATTGGACCACTTGTAGGAGCAGAGCTGATCCCCTTGCAACCTGGTATCATCCTAGGTGGTTTGTTTATCGGAATTGGAGCAATCGTTTTAGGTAGAAGAGTCATTGAAACGAATGGCAAGAAAATCGTAAGATTATCGTTATTACAAGGGAGTGTAGTATCAGGTACGGGAGCAGGTCTTGTATTTATCGCATCAATTTTCGGGCTTCCAGTACCGATGACACAGGTAACCACTTCGGGCATAATAGGAATTGGTATTGCTGAGCAAGGTAGAGGCCTCTTAAAGAAACGATTAATTAAAAAACTTCTCCTAGTTTGGATTGTTTCACCAGTATTTGCGTTAGCAGTATCTTATGGATTTATCAAATTATTTATTCAAGTAGATTTATATGTTGTAAGTGCGATGATGAGTGCTGCTTTTGCATCGTATGGCTTGTTGAAGTTAATGAGGTATACACAAGAAGACAGACGGTCATATCATGAAGACGGCGGAGGTATTTAGTGCTTTAATTCCGACTAAAAAGATAAGATAACTTAAAACGGAGGTAACTTATGAGT of the Bacillus sp. SM2101 genome contains:
- a CDS encoding phosphoadenylyl-sulfate reductase, giving the protein MASITYDSWSDQLSTDIQAQFKESLDVLKWAYKEYKDEIVYACSFGAEGMVLIDLINKVNKTAKIVFLDTDVHFKETYELIDRVKEKYPTLQIMLQKPELTLKEQAEQHGDELWKTNPNQCCNIRKILPLQKALKGNLAWISGLRREQSQSRSQTNFINKDDKFQSIKICPLIHWSWEDIWNYIRFFNLPYNRLHDQGYPSIGCEYCTLPTGDDKDSRAGRWANSSKTECGLHQSG
- a CDS encoding inorganic phosphate transporter, giving the protein MIFTITAFVVAILFALNIGASGAAASMGVAYGSGVISKKNIALVISGIGVFLGAALGGGEVVKTIGTEIVPASIINVHIAISILAAATISLFIANILGIPLSTSEVTVGAVVGVGLAFKALMFDTLIIIMLFWIITPLVSFTITFLFGKLVKRVESKQGFLQSKKWKTILAVLVVVTGFLEAFSAGMNNVANAIGPLVGAELIPLQPGIILGGLFIGIGAIVLGRRVIETNGKKIVRLSLLQGSVVSGTGAGLVFIASIFGLPVPMTQVTTSGIIGIGIAEQGRGLLKKRLIKKLLLVWIVSPVFALAVSYGFIKLFIQVDLYVVSAMMSAAFASYGLLKLMRYTQEDRRSYHEDGGGI